A single Aggregatilinea lenta DNA region contains:
- a CDS encoding Crp/Fnr family transcriptional regulator: MTNAASLSLPSSPLLSGLSESDVELLRQMLRPVTVAKGEAVYRAGEPLSTLYIVQSGQVNVLLKCQTGETEDTVVRTANPCDLLGELPSMAEDAPRATATAQAVKDSTLLALSRESIGAYLQSQVESLLRVLRTLDAGAQQIADEAPAPVANNIQRLANVMLFLAERDGRIDSGLVTSALRIKDVAMSIGASEEWVAGVLHDWSCQGIIGLTGGRRFLLHDVNALKALANRED, translated from the coding sequence ATGACCAACGCGGCTTCATTGAGCTTGCCATCCAGCCCGCTGCTATCGGGGCTGTCGGAGTCTGATGTGGAACTGCTGCGCCAGATGCTGCGCCCCGTGACGGTGGCCAAAGGCGAGGCGGTTTACCGCGCGGGCGAGCCGCTCAGCACTCTGTACATCGTCCAATCGGGACAGGTGAACGTCCTGCTGAAGTGCCAGACGGGAGAGACTGAAGACACGGTGGTTCGCACGGCCAATCCGTGCGATCTGCTGGGCGAGCTGCCGTCGATGGCGGAAGACGCCCCGCGCGCCACCGCGACTGCGCAGGCCGTCAAAGACAGCACTCTGCTGGCCCTCAGCCGCGAGTCGATCGGGGCCTACCTGCAAAGCCAGGTCGAGTCGCTGCTGCGCGTGCTGCGCACGTTGGACGCGGGCGCACAGCAGATCGCGGACGAAGCGCCCGCCCCGGTGGCCAACAACATCCAGCGGCTGGCGAACGTGATGTTGTTCCTGGCCGAGCGCGACGGGCGGATCGATTCCGGGCTGGTGACGTCCGCGCTGCGGATCAAGGACGTAGCGATGTCGATCGGCGCGAGCGAGGAGTGGGTCGCCGGCGTGCTGCACGACTGGAGCTGCCAGGGGATCATCGGCCTGACGGGAGGACGCCGCTTCTTGCTGCACGACGTCAACGCGCTCAAAGCGCTGGCGAATCGCGAAGACTAG
- a CDS encoding stage V sporulation protein S: MQPSYPSRLAPAEIASDGHEPVDIIKVSARSRSTAVAGAIAGVVREHQRAEVQAIGAGAVNQAVKAVAIARGYLAEDQIDVIVIPFFTEVMIDDQERTAVRMVVEPR, from the coding sequence ATGCAACCATCGTATCCATCAAGACTGGCTCCTGCGGAGATTGCCTCTGACGGGCACGAACCGGTCGATATCATTAAAGTCTCTGCTCGCTCCCGTTCGACGGCGGTGGCCGGTGCCATTGCCGGGGTTGTCCGCGAGCACCAACGCGCCGAGGTGCAGGCCATCGGTGCGGGGGCCGTCAACCAGGCTGTGAAGGCCGTCGCCATCGCGCGGGGCTATCTGGCCGAAGATCAGATCGACGTCATCGTGATACCGTTTTTCACCGAGGTTATGATTGACGACCAGGAACGGACAGCGGTCCGCATGGTTGTCGAGCCGCGCTAG
- a CDS encoding cold shock domain-containing protein — translation MAAIIDTNRYEGTVKAYSTAEGTGIIEMLDGREATVRYSSIRGEGVRRLHRGAPVTFQLQETRRGLYAVCVQQD, via the coding sequence ATGGCAGCCATCATCGACACCAACCGCTACGAAGGCACCGTCAAAGCCTACAGTACCGCCGAAGGTACTGGTATAATCGAGATGCTTGACGGACGCGAGGCCACCGTTCGTTACTCCTCCATCCGTGGAGAAGGTGTTAGAAGATTACATAGAGGCGCGCCGGTCACCTTCCAACTGCAAGAAACGCGCCGTGGGTTATATGCTGTGTGTGTGCAGCAGGACTGA
- a CDS encoding ribonuclease J, which produces MSDKPLPLRIIPLGGLGEIGKNMTLFEYDNEGIIVDTGIMFPENDMLGIDYIIPDFRYIADRLDDDLTIHGIVITHGHEDHIGAIGHVLDAINAPVYATPLTGGLLEVKMVQAGHDHAVLNVFQAGDVLELGPFLVETFHVCHSIPDSVGLGIDTPVGLVVHSGDFKFDHTPVDGWPPDYAKLAEFSKRGVLALMSDSTNADRPGWTPSEATIDAGFDKVFHDAKGRIIVATFASLISRIQQVADAAQRYGRKMAVAGYSMTEYIKVASRLGYLNLPKDILINIEQAKKLPPREVVMMVTGSQGEPSAVLGRLANGNQRQFDLIPGDTVIMSAHPIPGNEELVQRTINKLIQRGANVIYDAIAPVHVSGHASQEELKLLINLIRPKFFIPVHGELRHLHRHAEIAQELGIPAENTCVVENGTEILLTADRMSAGERIPGGYVFVDGSGVGDIGPIVLRDRETLGRDGFLIAIVLIDKDTGQLVEAPEIISRGFVFLRDASELIESTQRLIEEIVDTHKRGSLLSNDIQDTLSKMFYNQTKRRPMVFAYVREV; this is translated from the coding sequence ATGAGCGATAAGCCCCTGCCACTACGGATCATTCCGTTAGGTGGCTTAGGCGAGATCGGTAAGAACATGACGTTGTTCGAGTACGACAATGAGGGAATCATCGTCGATACCGGAATCATGTTCCCCGAAAACGACATGTTGGGCATCGACTACATCATCCCCGACTTCCGCTACATCGCCGACCGGCTGGACGACGACCTCACCATCCACGGCATCGTGATCACGCACGGGCACGAGGACCACATCGGCGCGATCGGGCATGTGCTTGATGCGATCAACGCCCCGGTCTACGCCACACCGCTGACCGGCGGGCTGCTCGAAGTCAAGATGGTCCAGGCCGGGCACGACCACGCGGTCCTGAACGTCTTCCAGGCGGGGGACGTGCTGGAACTGGGGCCGTTCCTGGTCGAGACGTTTCACGTCTGCCACAGCATCCCGGACTCGGTCGGGCTGGGCATCGACACGCCCGTCGGACTGGTGGTGCACTCCGGCGACTTCAAGTTCGACCACACGCCTGTGGACGGCTGGCCGCCCGACTACGCCAAGCTCGCGGAGTTTTCCAAACGCGGTGTGCTGGCGCTGATGTCGGACAGCACCAACGCCGACCGTCCCGGCTGGACGCCCTCCGAAGCGACCATCGACGCCGGGTTTGACAAGGTGTTCCACGACGCCAAAGGCCGGATCATCGTGGCGACCTTCGCCTCGCTGATCTCGCGCATCCAGCAGGTGGCCGATGCCGCGCAGCGCTACGGACGCAAGATGGCCGTCGCCGGGTACAGCATGACCGAGTACATCAAGGTCGCCTCGCGGCTGGGTTACCTGAACCTGCCCAAAGACATCCTGATCAACATCGAGCAGGCCAAGAAGCTGCCCCCGCGTGAGGTCGTAATGATGGTCACAGGCTCGCAGGGCGAGCCGTCGGCGGTGCTCGGACGGCTCGCGAACGGCAACCAGCGCCAGTTCGATCTCATCCCCGGCGACACGGTGATCATGTCCGCCCACCCCATCCCTGGCAACGAGGAGCTGGTGCAGCGCACGATCAACAAGCTGATCCAGCGCGGCGCGAACGTGATCTACGACGCCATCGCGCCGGTGCATGTTTCCGGGCACGCCAGCCAGGAAGAGCTGAAGCTGCTGATCAACCTGATCCGGCCCAAGTTCTTCATCCCGGTGCACGGCGAGCTGCGCCACCTGCACCGCCACGCGGAGATCGCGCAAGAGCTGGGCATCCCCGCCGAAAACACGTGCGTGGTCGAGAACGGGACGGAGATCCTGCTGACGGCGGATCGCATGTCGGCAGGCGAGCGCATCCCCGGCGGCTACGTCTTCGTGGACGGCTCCGGAGTGGGCGACATCGGCCCGATCGTCCTGCGCGACCGCGAGACGCTGGGCCGCGATGGCTTCCTGATCGCCATCGTGTTGATCGACAAGGACACCGGCCAACTGGTCGAAGCGCCGGAGATCATCTCACGCGGGTTCGTGTTCCTGCGCGACGCCTCCGAGCTGATCGAGAGCACGCAGCGGCTGATCGAGGAGATCGTGGACACGCACAAACGCGGCAGCCTGCTGTCGAATGACATTCAGGATACGCTGTCGAAGATGTTCTACAATCAAACCAAGCGCCGCCCGATGGTGTTCGCGTACGTGCGCGAGGTGTAA
- a CDS encoding peptidylprolyl isomerase, translated as MRLLQAHRYRTIQLLLLAVALMIVSAACAGDDAPASSDTANAAPPDVNVSDETGSDSAAAAQAVTPTTDPVMATVNGTPILVADFEIERDRRSMGMAIEPATADAFDQSVLQSMIDQVLIDQYAAQQGIEVTDEDVDAELAIQEQIAQQNDQTLEDLVAAQMYTVEEYREAIRDMLLWGRVSEAVTADVSPTSTQVHARHILVADEATARAIIDQLNQGADFAQLALQYSLDSSTAASGGDLAWVSLGDLLQPEVENAIFALPAGTLSQEPVQSSLGYHVVQTLEVVEDRPLDQAALARKKEQAFLDWLDAQRSAAIIEQHSGSVTGS; from the coding sequence GTGCGCTTACTTCAAGCTCACCGGTACCGTACCATTCAGCTGCTTCTGCTGGCGGTCGCCTTGATGATCGTGAGCGCAGCGTGCGCCGGGGACGACGCGCCCGCTAGCTCCGACACCGCCAATGCCGCACCGCCGGACGTGAACGTCTCCGACGAGACGGGCAGCGACAGTGCCGCCGCCGCGCAGGCCGTCACGCCCACTACCGATCCGGTGATGGCCACCGTCAACGGCACGCCGATCCTGGTCGCCGACTTCGAAATCGAACGCGACCGCCGCTCGATGGGCATGGCGATCGAACCGGCCACTGCCGACGCCTTCGACCAGTCCGTGTTGCAAAGCATGATCGATCAGGTGCTGATCGATCAGTACGCTGCGCAGCAGGGCATCGAGGTCACCGACGAGGACGTGGACGCCGAGCTGGCGATCCAGGAGCAGATCGCGCAGCAGAACGACCAGACGCTCGAAGATCTCGTCGCGGCGCAGATGTACACGGTGGAAGAATACCGCGAGGCGATCCGCGACATGCTGCTGTGGGGGCGGGTCAGCGAAGCCGTCACTGCCGACGTGTCGCCCACCTCGACGCAGGTCCACGCGCGGCATATTCTGGTGGCCGACGAAGCCACCGCGCGCGCGATCATCGATCAACTGAACCAGGGCGCAGACTTCGCGCAGCTCGCGCTCCAGTATTCGCTCGACAGCTCGACCGCCGCCAGCGGGGGAGACCTCGCCTGGGTGAGCCTGGGTGACCTGCTCCAGCCGGAAGTCGAAAACGCGATTTTTGCGCTGCCCGCGGGTACGCTGTCCCAGGAACCCGTTCAGAGCAGCCTGGGCTATCACGTGGTGCAGACGCTGGAAGTCGTCGAAGATCGCCCGCTCGATCAGGCCGCGCTGGCCCGCAAGAAAGAGCAGGCGTTTTTGGACTGGCTGGACGCCCAGCGCAGCGCGGCAATCATCGAGCAGCACAGCGGCAGTGTTACCGGCAGCTAA